In Anopheles arabiensis isolate DONGOLA chromosome 2, AaraD3, whole genome shotgun sequence, the genomic window agaatttgttggtccaattgtattgatatccaattggaaaataccaataaaatatgggaacgaaccaaaaatctataggatacgaccaaaaaatcgtgggaacgcaccaataaatcatgggaactgaccaataaatcgtgggaaaccctgtaaaacagtttttaaacgtttaaatatacaaaatcgaatcttatgaagctgtgtctgttatcattttgaggcgacaaatacaacaccataccctcaccaagcgccgtatgtcaaaagcatctggccattttgccccaagcgtaactgcccattttgccccacgtgaagcatttttgtattttttgttatattttaaaaaatacgcattcaatcgccttgctttcttcagacaaattgtaaagaaatatcatatctttaaaaatatatcatgaaAAACGtcaacgcatccctgtgacactagtttaagcttattttcgaagtggcaaaaattacatcaatatgctgctaaaccttattttgcatttttcttagttatttgttatgtaagggttatgaaaaCTACATGGTGTTTatagaacactctaatgaacacattttgagcattggaaagtatctttgtagtcaaaaaatgcttaaatagagggtgcccattttgccccacatgcccattttgccccgctttcccctatttgcagtttttaatttaacaagTTGCTTTTCAAATTGCAGGTGCAACTACAATGTGAGGTCTATAATTGTAGCTTTTATTTCGATTTGGGAATGGATTATTTACTTTTGCCATAATTTCCTCTTTGTAAAAGACGAAGGATCgctaaacattttattttatcgaaCCATCTCTTtggaaatacaaataaaaatcgaattatttttttaagaaacAGTAGAATGCTGATTGTCCAGCTCatctcgggaccggacggtagCCAATTAATCGATTTACACGAATAATGGCCATAGAAAATTATTACAAATACAGTGGAGCAACTTTTATCCgtgtaccttttatccggctgtccgttaATCTGTGCTGTTAAGAAATGAATTGGAAGTCAGCCTAAGGCCGAAATTACTTGGACCGAAAATTTGCGGCCGCCTGCTGTCATACCCATGTACAAATTGTCAACGGCAActttcccaagtgccacaaatccactaaacgaccactaaacggcttctaaacgactcaagttttctacctaaacggaatatagaaagacttcgtttagcagacggaaAACGACtaatgcattctaaaaatagcaaaaaagctggtggcgctctctgttggtgggataccccaaccagttgagcttcatcgcttgcaggagagctttctcatttcctctatactgttgtatggtttcgcattgaacttatgcatcgctagaattagaacggcgatacgattgtttaaatactaaactacaacggaaaccaccagcactgaagcaagtgagatttgagtaatggtcgttggtgttgatatccacgtatctgaccacgcgaccattcatatagatttttgcttaGAAAGTTAGATGGCTaaataggtcatgataagatgaaacttgtcgaaacacattacaagaaaaggatagcaatataatgatgagttgtaatacgccatctattgatcaaaccaatgaagctgtggagctttcatttttttctatggatattcaattttccagtcgtttaagcttaacctgtggcgcttgggttttCGAACTGCtatatccatacatttttcagcaagCTGAATTCCACGGCCGTaaaattccggtccgtgtattttcggcctaggggccgtgtctgtgcttcatcgcatgcgattttatcccACATGCTTTCAAACgatttttcgtataatattgcgattatttggaggattttaataatataacgattattaaaaattaagttgagattgttcctacaaaacaccacacatttagtttgaaaGATTAAATCGGATTTCGGACAgattaaatttgtttcattccgtcgtacgacgaaatcacacgtccgacgttatctgtcaaatctcagATAAAGTTTTGACAGGCTTTCCAATAGAattgcatccgatggagcacagacacgggcttAAGTGTATTATATGAACTTATTTTGATGTTGGATGATGTTTGGAAGTCAACCTAATATGTAATTGGACATATGTGAAGCAATGGGACTTAGTATTCAGTTGTTGTTCAATTAATTGAAATTAGcggaatataattaaaaatgtatcattCTACAGTAACGATGATTTGAAAATATTCAACATAACCGTGGTGAGAAGTTGCTGTGTCAAGTTCAAACGTCAACCGCCGGTCGATTGCGCTACCTGCCCTTTTCTAAtttcaacatttgattttcACCACATTCTCTCAATTCGGCCATTTTCTCTCCTACTTCCTGCCGACGCGGACGAAAATTTCAGAGCGCTTGCCCTTTTCGGTATCGCTCGCTGTTGGCTAGTGAAAATGTAGTTCAAGTGATTACACTATTCGCACCTGAATAAAACTCTCTGCGTGGTAAGTATTGCTGAAAGACCATGAGCGCATTTGTTGTGGGTTAAAATGCGCTTTCCGAACCCTCCGAAACTAGAGCCAGATGGTGGTGTGATGCGGAGCACCATAACCTCAAAGTAGTCTcaaagaaatgtaaaaatgcCTTCTTTCGACCCTCCCTTTTTGCAGGAGTTGCCTTCCGTGCTGCGCGCATTAAGCATTAACGTAGCGAAGATTCgcacagagacagagagatagagattgTTGGATAGTTGGAATTAAGGCACCCTCCCGGAGATGTATCTGTACAACTTCATTCTGCAACGTGCCACGGGCATCACGCACGCGGTGCACGGAAGCTTCGCCGGCACCAAGTTGCAGGAAATTTTGCTTGCCAAGGGCAAAGGCCTGGAGCTGGTTCGTCCGGATCCGAACACGGGCAAAGTGCACACGCTGCTGCAGACGGAAGTGTTTGGCGTGGTGCGTTCGCTCATGTCCTTCCGGCTGACGGGCGGGTCGAAAGGTAGGTTAGAttcttcttctcccttttttcttgttctgtCGTTCGCTCCGAAGCGCCGACTAGATCACAGACGCACGCATCATATCGAGACGGTTTCAAAGCTTCGATCGTGCTTTTGGGGTACAAATGTGAGGTTATGTTTGCACCGCTGTAGGAGGTTAGGTATGGCGTATCTTGCTTCGGGTGCACGTTGGAAGGTCGGAACCGGCCTGTAGTAGTGTGCAAGAAAACTTATTTTACGCCTATAGCAAGCTTAAAACGGACGCAAGTCGCTTTTGAGGATTTGTTTCAATCGTAccttgaattgaaatttgcGCTCACACCATCTTGTTGCACTCTCCATTTTTGACACTCCTCCAGATCGATGATTCGCATCTTAACCTTTGTTTCTCTTTCGGCTCTTCTCCCAGATTATGCCGTAATTGGTTCGGATTCGGGTCGCATCGTGATCCTCGAGTACAACCCGGCAAAGAATCAGCTCGAAAAGGTTCACCAGGAGACGTTCGGCAAATCGGGATGTCGGCGTATCGTGCCCGGCCAATATCTGGCCATCGATCCCAAGGGTCGTGCCGTGATGATCGGAGCGGTCGAGAAGCAAAAGCTGGTCTACATTTTGAACCGCGATTCCGAGGCCCGGCTCACCATCTCCTCGCCGCTAGAGGCGCACAAATCGAACACCCTCACCTACCACATGGTGGGCGTGGACGTTGGCTTCGAGAATCCCATGTTCGCCTGCCTGGAGATCGACTACGAGGAAGCGGACACCGATCCAACCGGTGAGGCGGCCACCAAGACACAGCAAACGCTCACCTTCTACGAGCTGGATTTGGGTCTGAACCATGTGGTGCGCAAGTACTCGGAACCGCTGGAGGAGCACGCCAACTTCCTCATCTCCGTCCCGGGAGGGAACGATGGGCCGTCGGGCGTGTTGATCTGCTCGGAAAACTATCTGACGTACAAGAATCTGGGCGACCAGCACGACATTCGCTGTCCGATTCCGCGCCGCCGTAACGATCTGGACGATCCGGAGCGTGGCATGATCTTCATCTGCTCCGCCACGCACCGTACCAAGTCGATGTACTTCTTCCTGGTGCAGACGGAGCAGGGCGACATCTTCAAGGTGACGCTCGAAACCGACGATGATGTGGTGTCGGAGATTAAGCTGAAATACTTCGACACGGTTCCGCCTGCGACGGCCATGTGCGTGCTGAAGACGGGCTTTCTGTTCGTGGCGTGCGAATTCGGCAACCATTATCTGTACCAGATCGCACATTTgggcgatgacgatgatgagcCAGAGTTCAGTTCGGCCATGCCGCTCGAGGAGGGCGATACGTTCTTCTTCGCCCCGAGACAGCTGAAGAATCTGGTGATGGTGGACGACATTCCGTCGTACGCACCGATCCTTGGCTGTCAGGTGGCGGACTTGGCGAACGAGGACACACCGCAACTGTACCTGGCTTGTGGCCGGGGTCCACGGTCATCGATACGTGTGCTTCGCCACGGGCTGGAAGTGTCGGAAATGGCCGTATCGGAGCTGCCCGGTAACCCGAACGCTGTGTGGACCGTCAAGAAGAGAATTGATGGTAAGTGGCGTTAGCATGTTTGCAATAACATTTGTTCTTCGTACTTTTGTGATGCTTAGTAGGCTGAAAAGAGGGCATGAAGACGTGTTCATCGACGTGTCGATTTCGATAAATCAAATGCAGTTTAATGTTGCTTCACGACACATTCATGCTCTCTTTTCTCGCTCATAGATTTTACCTATTAAGTAAAGTAATATCAGATAATAATTCCAAAAGCTGGTGTTCGTCGATAAGATTCTTACAAGCAACCTAAAGGTGAGGCATCTTCTTCGAATTTTCCTTAGAAATAATCATTCTTTTCAACTGCAATTATTATATTACCATTGGCAGGATGTGTTTGCCAAGCCCTTAGGTTGCCTgtatacattttccaaaccaTGAGTAGAAATTGCAATCACAAACACCAGTTTTCCTCTCATTTGCAGGCattgtgtgagagagagagaagtgtGTGTTGGAAAAGTGATCAagtgacacaaacacactctctAGAAAGACCGTTGGCCAGTAGGTAAGAAAAGCGATGATTTTACGATAGGAACTATTCTCACGTTACTACAACCGTACCAAATGAAAGATTGAAGAACAGTTAGGCAACATTTTTACTCCCTAGCACGATTAAAACCCGTGCCCCCCGTCACACATAcgcagtatgtgtgtgtgttctagtTTGGATGAATTTGTACTGAAAGATCCTGGTggattgttgtgtgtttttgccttCTTGCAGACGAGTTCGATGCGTACATCATCGTGTCGTTCGTGAACGCTACGCTTGTGCTGAGCATTGGCGACACGGTCGAGGAAGTGACGGACAGTGGCTTCCTCGGCACGACACCGACACTCTGCTGCAGTGCGCTCGGCGATGACGCTCTGGTGCAGGTCTACCCGGACGGCATCCGGCACATCCGGGCGGATAAGCGTGTGAACGAATGGAAGGCGCCGGGCAAGAAGACGATCATGAAGTGTGCGGTCAACCAGCGGCAGGTCGTGATTGCCCTTTCCGGCGGCGAGCTCGTGTACTTCGAAATGGATCCGGTAAGAAtcgttattttatattttaaaataattcactGGGAATGCTTTTTATGATGATCTAATTGAACCTGAATTGTTTTGaagaatcaaaattcaatGTGTCCTGCAGTGCTGATTTATGTTGCAAGCATTATCCAAAACACATGCTTTTGAGTATCTTTCCATCATTAATCAATGGTTTATTTCTACCTTCCAGACCGGCCAACTGAACGAGTACACGGAGCGTAAGAAAATGCCGAGCGAAGTCATGTGTATGGCGCTCGGATCGGTCCCGAGCGGCGAACAGCGGTCGTGGTTTTTAGCCGTCGGTTTGGCCGATAACACCGTACGCATCATATCGCTCGATCCAACCGATTGTCTGTCGCCCCGCTCCATGCAGGCACTACCCTCGGCAGCCGAGTCGCTGTGCATTGTGGAAATGGGCACGGTGGAAACATCCTCCGAAGACGACGGAGTCACCATCACGACCGGCTGCATCTATCTGAACATTGGACTGACGAACGGTGTGCTGCTGCGGACCGTGCTCGACCCCGTGTCCGGCGATCTGGCCGACACCCGCACGCGCTACCTCGGTTCCCGGCCGGTCAAGCTGTTCCGCATTCAGATGCAGGGCTCGGAAGCCGTCCTGGCCATGTCGAGCCGGTCCTGGCTGAGCTACTACTACCAGAACCGGTTCCACCTGACGCCGCTGTCGTACGAAACGCTCGAGTACGCGTCCGGCTTTTCCAGCGAGCAGTGCTCGGAAGGTATCGTGGCCATCTCGACGAACACGCTGCGCATTCTGGCCCTCGAAAAGCTCGGCGCCGTGTTCAACCAGATCACCTTCCCGCTGGAGTACACCCCGAAACGGTTCGCCATCCACCAGGAGACGGGTAAGCTGATCATCAGCGAAACCGACCACAACGCGTACACGGAGGAAACGAAAACCGTGCGCAAGAAGCAGATGGCGGACGAGATGCGTGAGGCGGCGGGTGAGGACGAGCAGGAGCTGGCGAACGAGATGGCGGACGCGTTCATCAACGAGGTGCTGCCGGAGGATGTGTTCTCCTCGCCGAAGGCGGGCACGGGCATGTGGGCGTCGCAGATCCGCGTGATGGACCCGATCAACGGCCACACGTACTCGAAGGTGCAGCTGGCCCAGAACGAGGCGGTCCTGTCGCTCGCCCTCGTGCGATTCGCCGTCGACCAGAAGTGGTACGTGGTGGCGGGCGTCGCGAAAGATCTGCAGATCAACCCGAAAATCAGCGGCGGCGGCTTTATCGACGTGTACAAGGTCGACAGCCAGACGCACCAGCTCGAGCACATGCATCGCACGGAGATCGACGACGCGCCGGGAGCGCTTTGCCCGTTCCAGGGCCGGCTGCTGGCCGGCATCGGCAAGGTGCTGCGCATCTACGACCTCGGCAAGAAGAAGCTGCTGCGCAAGtgcgaaaacaaacacattcccAACCAGATCGTGAACATTCAGGGCATGGGGCAGCGTGTGTACGTGTCGGACGTGCAGGAGTCGGTGTACTGCATCAAGTACAAGCGGGCCGAGAACCAGCTGATCATCTTCGCCGACGACACGCACCCGCGCTGGATCACGTCGGCCAGCCTGCTCGATTACGATACGGTCGCGACCGGCGACAAGTTCGGCAACATTGCGATCCTCCGCCTGCCCCATTCCGTGTCGGACGATGTGGACGAGGATCCGACCGGCAACAAGGCGCTGTGGGACCGTGGGCTGCTCAATGGCGCGTCGCAGAAGGCGGAAAACATCTGCACCTTCCATCTGGGCGAGATCGTGATGTCGCTGCAGAAGGCAACGCTCATTCCGGGCGGCTCGGAATCGCTCATCTATGCCACGATGAGCGGTACGGTCGGAGCGCTGGTGCCGTTCACCAGCCGGGAGGACTATGACTTTTTCCAGCATCTGGAAATGCACATGCGAAACGAAAATCCGCCACTGTGTGGGCGCGACCATCTGAGCTACCGCAGCTACTACTACCCGGTGAAGAACGTGATGGATGGGGATCTGTGCGAACAGTTTACCTCGCTCGATCCGGCCAAGCAGAAAAGCATCGCCTCGGACCTGGGCCGCACGCCCAGCGAGGTGGCGAAGAAGCTGGAGGACATTCGCACACGGTACGCGTTCTAGACCAGCGCAGGGAGAAGAATCGGAGTGGGGCTTTACTGTcacgcttcctttttttcgttcctcAATTTTCTGTGTTGGCGTGCCACCGGTGCAGATTTCTCTATTAAGGTAAGCATCGAAATTTgcctttttaattaaatgcgATTTTATATGATGAATTTACTAATcatgacctttggacaccaaTGAATATGTCTTTGATTATGTCTACGTACCTTACTGAAGCCATTCCAAACAAGccttaattaataaataatct contains:
- the LOC120900549 gene encoding splicing factor 3B subunit 3 isoform X3, with product MYLYNFILQRATGITHAVHGSFAGTKLQEILLAKGKGLELVRPDPNTGKVHTLLQTEVFGVVRSLMSFRLTGGSKDYAVIGSDSGRIVILEYNPAKNQLEKVHQETFGKSGCRRIVPGQYLAIDPKGRAVMIGAVEKQKLVYILNRDSEARLTISSPLEAHKSNTLTYHMVGVDVGFENPMFACLEIDYEEADTDPTGEAATKTQQTLTFYELDLGLNHVVRKYSEPLEEHANFLISVPGGNDGPSGVLICSENYLTYKNLGDQHDIRCPIPRRRNDLDDPERGMIFICSATHRTKSMYFFLVQTEQGDIFKVTLETDDDVVSEIKLKYFDTVPPATAMCVLKTGFLFVACEFGNHYLYQIAHLGDDDDEPEFSSAMPLEEGDTFFFAPRQLKNLVMVDDIPSYAPILGCQVADLANEDTPQLYLACGRGPRSSIRVLRHGLEVSEMAVSELPGNPNAVWTVKKRIDGIV
- the LOC120900549 gene encoding splicing factor 3B subunit 3 isoform X1, yielding MYLYNFILQRATGITHAVHGSFAGTKLQEILLAKGKGLELVRPDPNTGKVHTLLQTEVFGVVRSLMSFRLTGGSKDYAVIGSDSGRIVILEYNPAKNQLEKVHQETFGKSGCRRIVPGQYLAIDPKGRAVMIGAVEKQKLVYILNRDSEARLTISSPLEAHKSNTLTYHMVGVDVGFENPMFACLEIDYEEADTDPTGEAATKTQQTLTFYELDLGLNHVVRKYSEPLEEHANFLISVPGGNDGPSGVLICSENYLTYKNLGDQHDIRCPIPRRRNDLDDPERGMIFICSATHRTKSMYFFLVQTEQGDIFKVTLETDDDVVSEIKLKYFDTVPPATAMCVLKTGFLFVACEFGNHYLYQIAHLGDDDDEPEFSSAMPLEEGDTFFFAPRQLKNLVMVDDIPSYAPILGCQVADLANEDTPQLYLACGRGPRSSIRVLRHGLEVSEMAVSELPGNPNAVWTVKKRIDDEFDAYIIVSFVNATLVLSIGDTVEEVTDSGFLGTTPTLCCSALGDDALVQVYPDGIRHIRADKRVNEWKAPGKKTIMKCAVNQRQVVIALSGGELVYFEMDPTGQLNEYTERKKMPSEVMCMALGSVPSGEQRSWFLAVGLADNTVRIISLDPTDCLSPRSMQALPSAAESLCIVEMGTVETSSEDDGVTITTGCIYLNIGLTNGVLLRTVLDPVSGDLADTRTRYLGSRPVKLFRIQMQGSEAVLAMSSRSWLSYYYQNRFHLTPLSYETLEYASGFSSEQCSEGIVAISTNTLRILALEKLGAVFNQITFPLEYTPKRFAIHQETGKLIISETDHNAYTEETKTVRKKQMADEMREAAGEDEQELANEMADAFINEVLPEDVFSSPKAGTGMWASQIRVMDPINGHTYSKVQLAQNEAVLSLALVRFAVDQKWYVVAGVAKDLQINPKISGGGFIDVYKVDSQTHQLEHMHRTEIDDAPGALCPFQGRLLAGIGKVLRIYDLGKKKLLRKCENKHIPNQIVNIQGMGQRVYVSDVQESVYCIKYKRAENQLIIFADDTHPRWITSASLLDYDTVATGDKFGNIAILRLPHSVSDDVDEDPTGNKALWDRGLLNGASQKAENICTFHLGEIVMSLQKATLIPGGSESLIYATMSGTVGALVPFTSREDYDFFQHLEMHMRNENPPLCGRDHLSYRSYYYPVKNVMDGDLCEQFTSLDPAKQKSIASDLGRTPSEVAKKLEDIRTRYAF
- the LOC120900549 gene encoding splicing factor 3B subunit 3 isoform X2, with translation MIGAVEKQKLVYILNRDSEARLTISSPLEAHKSNTLTYHMVGVDVGFENPMFACLEIDYEEADTDPTGEAATKTQQTLTFYELDLGLNHVVRKYSEPLEEHANFLISVPGGNDGPSGVLICSENYLTYKNLGDQHDIRCPIPRRRNDLDDPERGMIFICSATHRTKSMYFFLVQTEQGDIFKVTLETDDDVVSEIKLKYFDTVPPATAMCVLKTGFLFVACEFGNHYLYQIAHLGDDDDEPEFSSAMPLEEGDTFFFAPRQLKNLVMVDDIPSYAPILGCQVADLANEDTPQLYLACGRGPRSSIRVLRHGLEVSEMAVSELPGNPNAVWTVKKRIDDEFDAYIIVSFVNATLVLSIGDTVEEVTDSGFLGTTPTLCCSALGDDALVQVYPDGIRHIRADKRVNEWKAPGKKTIMKCAVNQRQVVIALSGGELVYFEMDPTGQLNEYTERKKMPSEVMCMALGSVPSGEQRSWFLAVGLADNTVRIISLDPTDCLSPRSMQALPSAAESLCIVEMGTVETSSEDDGVTITTGCIYLNIGLTNGVLLRTVLDPVSGDLADTRTRYLGSRPVKLFRIQMQGSEAVLAMSSRSWLSYYYQNRFHLTPLSYETLEYASGFSSEQCSEGIVAISTNTLRILALEKLGAVFNQITFPLEYTPKRFAIHQETGKLIISETDHNAYTEETKTVRKKQMADEMREAAGEDEQELANEMADAFINEVLPEDVFSSPKAGTGMWASQIRVMDPINGHTYSKVQLAQNEAVLSLALVRFAVDQKWYVVAGVAKDLQINPKISGGGFIDVYKVDSQTHQLEHMHRTEIDDAPGALCPFQGRLLAGIGKVLRIYDLGKKKLLRKCENKHIPNQIVNIQGMGQRVYVSDVQESVYCIKYKRAENQLIIFADDTHPRWITSASLLDYDTVATGDKFGNIAILRLPHSVSDDVDEDPTGNKALWDRGLLNGASQKAENICTFHLGEIVMSLQKATLIPGGSESLIYATMSGTVGALVPFTSREDYDFFQHLEMHMRNENPPLCGRDHLSYRSYYYPVKNVMDGDLCEQFTSLDPAKQKSIASDLGRTPSEVAKKLEDIRTRYAF